A section of the Oryzias latipes chromosome 10, ASM223467v1 genome encodes:
- the glod5 gene encoding glyoxalase domain-containing protein 5 — translation MALRTAASNLSHFYRNVLQVVPIQAHRFVRFKSKSPVKVSHVDHLVLTVKSIPKTINFYTSVLGMEEVTFKGNRKALSFGQQKFNLHQLGQEFEPKAKQPTAGSADLCLITTTPLTAVAAHLKTCGVEIEEGPVERSGAVGAITSLYFRDPDSNLIEVSNYNQPIKDSS, via the exons ATGGCGCTCCGGACAGCTGCAAGCAATTTGTCGCATTTTTACAGAAACGTTTTGCAG GTTGTTCCTATTCAGGCCCATCGATTTGTGAGATTCAAATCAAAGAGTCCGGTTAAAGTGAGTCACGTGGATCATTTGGTGTTAACGGTGAAAAGCATCCCCAAGACTATCAACTTTTATACCTCAGTCCTGGGCATGGAAGAAGTCACCTTCAAG GGAAACCGCAAAGCTCTTAGTTTTGGGCAGCAGAAGTTCAACCTTCACCAGTTGGGTCAAGAATTTGAACCAAAAGCAAAGCAACCAACTGCAGGCTCAGCCGACCTTTGCCTAATCACCACAACCCCTCTGACTGCAGTAGCTGCTCATCTGAAG aCGTGTGGAGTTGAGATCGAAGAGGGTCCTGTCGAGAGGAGTGGGGCGGTGGGAGCCATCACTTCTCTGTATTTCCGAGATCCTGACAGTAATCTCATTGAAGTTTCAAACTACAACCAGCCCATTAAGGACAGTTCTTAA
- the LOC101163093 gene encoding cis-aconitate decarboxylase-like translates to MLSTLHKSIKAGQAVRGLHKSAVGVLKRPAAEDTVTSSFGKFISEIKPQHLSPIVLHRSKRMVLDSIGVGLIGSTTEVFELALQHCQHMYAPDNISFVYGRRGTKLSPTLASFVNGVATHSMDFDDTWHPATHPSGAVLPAVLALSDMIPAHRKPSGLDFLLAFNVGVEIQGRLMRFSNEAHNIPKRFHPPSVVGTMGSAAACAHLLSLDPSQCSHALAIAASLAGAPMANAATQSKPLHIGNASRLGLEAALLASRGLEASPLVLDAVEGVAGFSAFYEDYVPQTLESPSDNGHVFLLEEQDMGFKRFPAHLGMHWVADAAASVHKLLVGVKPGKVSPSQVQDILLRIPKSKYINRPFPESEHEARHSFQFSACCALLDGEVTVQSFSEAAMNRPELLALLSRVRLEHPQDNPANFNLMYGEVQVTLTGGDILRGRCDTFYGHWRNPLTNESLRKKFRYNAGAVLPSDRVEQLIEAVEDLDRQENCRALLSQLQ, encoded by the exons atgCTCTCCACTCTACAT AAAAGCATCAAAGCAGGGCAGGCTGTCAGAGGACTGCACAAGTCAGCAGTGGGAG TCCTGAAGCGCCCGGCGGCCGAGGACACAGTCACGTCCAGTTTTGGAAAGTTCATCAGTGAAATCAAGCCCCAGCATCTGTCCCCTATCGTGCTCCACCGCAGTAAAAGGATGGTGCTGGACAGCATCGGAGTGGGTTTGATCGGAAGCACAACAGAGGTGTTTGAACTGGCTCTGCAGCACTGCCAG CACATGTACGCTCCTGATAACATCAGCTTTGTGTATGGACGCAGGGGCACCAAGTTATCCCCAACATTGGCTTCATTTGTTAATGGAGTTGCG ACGCACTCCATGGACTTTGATGACACCTGGCACCCGGCAACTCACCCCTCCGGAGCTGTCCTCCCTGCTGTGCTGGCCCTCAGTGACATGATCCCAGCTCACAGGAAACCTAGTGGACTGGACTTCCTCCTTGCCTTCAATGTGGGGGTCGAGATCCAAGGTCGTCTGATGAGGTTCTCCAATGAAGCTCACAACATTCCTAAGAG GTTTCACCCTCCCAGTGTTGTGGGTACCATGGGGAGTGCTGCAGCCTGTGCCCATCTTTTGTCGCTGGATCCCTCTCAGTGCAGTCACGCCCTAGCTATAGCTGCTTCCCTTGCTGGCGCCCCGATGGCTAATGCCGCCACTCAGTCTAAACCCCTTCACATTGGCAACGCTTCTCGCTTAGGGCTTGAAGCTGCTTTGCTGGCCTCCAGAGGCCTTGAGGCCAGTCCTTTAGTTCTGGATGCTGTTGAGGGGGTGGCAGGCTTTAGTGCTTTTTATGAAGATTATGTCCCGCAGACTCTGGAGTCGCCCAGTGATAATGGCCATGTGTTCCTGCTGGAAGAGCAGGACATGGGCTTCAAGCGTTTCCCTGCACATTTGGGGATGCACTGGGTGGCTGACGCTGCAGCCTCAGTCCATAAGCTTCTTGTTGGAGTCAAACCTGGGAAGGTCTCCCCATCCCAGGTCCAAGACATCCTTCTTAGAATCCCCAAATCCAAATACATCAACAGACCTTTTCCTGAGTCTGAGCATGAGGCACGTCACTCTTTTCAGTTCAGTGCCTGCTGTGCCCTTCTGGACGGAGAGGTGACCGTGCAGAGTTTCAGCGAAGCCGCAATGAACCGTCCAGAGCTGCTGGCCCTGCTTAGCCGCGTTCGCCTGGAGCATCCACAAGACAACCCCGCCAACTTCAACCTCATGTACGGGGAAGTCCAGGTCACACTCACCGGGGGCGACATCCTGAGGGGCCGCTGTGACACGTTCTATGGTCACTGGCGCAATCCGCTGACCAATGAGAGCTTGAGAAAGAAGTTCCGATACAATGCCGGGGCGGTGCTGCCGTCAGACAGGGTGGAGCAGCTGATTGAGGCAGTCGAGGACCTGGACAGACAAGAAAACTGCAGGGCCCTCCTGTCACAACTGCAATAA
- the LOC105354918 gene encoding uncharacterized protein LOC105354918, which translates to MAASDGFPASFYGEPGVLGMLSNGISAFLVLLQNFHTAHTNYAPVGVENILAGVHLILIGGICQLVAGMLSFRKYDHLSGTAFIGYAALWCSYGATRIYYGALFPNHNFDHMTMNASTEFVLEKSAIAGLIPYILLSFLLAFCSATVNYIMPFVFGAITGTLVFEAAALVTGSWALVVSGVLELIILIFAIYGSAALLVKGLTQRHVLKGFGTPLFNVLLLGTANSASAQSIGQEKKKNTKYAEPMALGFFCDSVSPFIFAFYSFGYIKSFALGVTWVSIISVAQLFSSYYAHLRQDCYHATKFGFHAAFWLIKAWEEFVISSLIGDDSAVASGRNAMIGDWFFVVAGLVLCLGSLNMDALELIHNMFFVLLTVAAVPQIPLQGYYIFFGVACSLFTAASFYGTLSRLINTIAEKSLIPVGPQPISTEQLRKGLGCRCSVQGEQNVLPLNDQTTDALFYISNGVASLSALHSRVSSTNPTLLHLTVPWVLISGAIFQGYVSRLQVTGGSRYGSVISSIYVAVWATWTWFRFSGIQHSDPLFPEAAYGFTAGAIAFLVINAFLMWIAAHKNPVLLLLTIIMEVVLVCFLLSTLNRLPYELEMAMLALVAILCAYGTLASLMNCIFSQRLIPMGPPLIKEKTKEETFSEPPCPVANSRLTSSLLKIAGFLEEGGVCGIPTDTVYALAASCKNPQAIEKIYNIKDRPAEKPICICISSVEQLVAAKPPFSPLLWEFMRNVYPGGISCIVSKGDWLFKLGVGPAYDRVGTRDSIMIRVPDHTVTGHLCDITGPLAITSANPSGEADSTHHSMVIDRLGHKIQGVLCDGNSKEVVASTVVNCLRINEGTITIVREGCVPAIKVNQIFERVKSSMA; encoded by the exons ATGGCAGCATCCGATGGTTTTCCTGCCAGTTTCTATGGAGAACCAGGAGTGTTAGGAATGCTTTCCAATGGGATCAGCGCCTTTCTGGTTCTCCTGCAGAATTTCCACACAGCTCACACCAATTATGCACCAGTGGGAGTGGAAAACATACTTGCTG GAGTTCACCTCATCCTGATTGGGGGGATTTGTCAGTTGGTGGCTGGAATGCTTTCCTTTCGTAAATATGACCACTTGAGTGGCACTGCTTTTATTGGCTATGCTGCGTTATGGTGCAGTTATGGTGCCACCAGAATCTACTATGGTGCCTTATTTCCAAACCATAATTTTGATCACATGACCATGAATGCAAGCACAGAGTTTGTCTTAGAAAAATCTGCAATTGCCGGACTGATTCCCTACatccttctttcttttcttctggcattttgTTCTGCTACTGTAAACTACATCATGCCTTTTGTGTTTGGGGCCATCACGGGTACTCTAGTCTTTGAAGCAGCAGCCCTGGTAACAGGCTCCTGGGCTCTTGTAGTCTCCGGTGTTTTGGAGTTGATTATTCTGATCTTTGCCATCTATGGCTCAGCTGCTCTGCTTGTTAAAGGTCTAACTCAGCGTCATGTCCTCAAAGGTTTCGGGACCCCTCTCTTCAATGTTCTCTTGCTAGGAACTGCCAACTCAGCAAGTGCACAGAGTATTGGccaagagaagaagaagaacacaAAATACGCAGAGCCCATGGCTCTGGGTTTCTTCTGTGACTCTGTTTCTCCATTCATCTTCGCTTTCTACAGTTTTGGGTACATAAAATCCTTTGCTCTGGGTGTTACTTGGGTATCAATCATCTCAGTTGCTCAACTGTTCTCCAGTTATTACGCCCATTTACGCCAGGATTGCTACCATGCAACCAAGTTTGGGTTTCATGCTGCTTTCTGGCTGATCAAAGCTTGGGAAGAGTTTGTGATATCTAGTCTGATTGGGGATGACAGTGCTGTGGCTTCTGGGAGGAACGCAATGATAGGAGACTGGTTCTTTGTGGTGGCAGGCTTAGTTCTTTGCTTGGGAAGTCTGAATATGGATGCCTTGGAGCTGATCCACAACATGTTCTTCGTCCTACTAACAGTTGCAGCGGTTCCCCAGATTCCTCTTCAAGGTTATTACATCTTCTTTGGTGTAGCCTGCTCCCTTTTCACTGCCGCTTCCTTCTATGGCACATTGTCTCGTCTCATCAACACCATTGCAGAAAAGTCGCTTATCCCAGTAGGACCACAACCAATCTCTACTGAGCAACTAAGAAAGGGTTTAGGGTGCAGATGCTCAGTACAGGGAGAGCAGAATGTTCTACCCCTCAACGACCAAACTACTGATGCCCTGTTCTACATTTCCAACGGGGTTGCTTCACTGTCAGCACTTCATTCTAGAGTGTCGAGTACAAACCCCACTCTCCTTCATCTCACTGTCCCTTGGGTCCTCATCTCTGGAGCGATCTTCCAAGGTTATGTCAGCAGACTTCAGGTCACGGGGGGTAGCCGGTACGGGTCGGTCATCTCATCCATCTATGTGGCTGTATGGGCAACTTGGACCTGGTTTAGGTTTTCAG GTATCCAGCATTCAGATCCCCTGTTTCCAGAAGCAGCATACGGTTTCACAGCAGGCGCCATTGCTTTCCTTGTCATCAATGCTTTCCTCATGTGGATCG CTGCTCACAAAAACCCGGTCTTGCTTcttttaacaataataatggAAGTTGTTTTGGTCTGTTTTCTACTCTCCACCCTGAATCGACTGCCATATGAACTTGAAA TGGCCATGCTTGCACTGGTGGCAATCCTTTGTGCCTATGGGACTTTGGCTTCACTGATGAACTGCATCTTCTCCCAAAGGCTGATACCGATGGGCCCTCCACTAATTAAG GAAAAGACGAAGGAGGAAACATTTTCAGAGCCTCCCTGTCCAGTGGCGAACTCGCGCCTCACCAGCAGCCTCCTAAAGATTGCTGGTTTTctggaggagggtggggtgtgTGGTATTCCAACAGACACTGTTTACGCTTTGGCTGCTTCCTGCAAAAACCCTCAGGCGATAGAGAAAATCTACAACattaaa GACCGACCTGCCGAGAAACCCATATGCATTTGTATTTCCAGTGTGGAGCAGCTGGTAGCAGCCAAGCCTCCATTCAGTCCTTTGTTGTGGGAATTCATGAGGAACGTGTATCCTGGTGGCATCAGTTGCATTGTCAGCAAAGGAGACTGGCTGTTTAAAttag GAGTGGGTCCGGCTTATGACCGAGTTGGTACCAGGGACAGCATCATGATCCGTGTCCCAGATCACACGGTGACCGGCCACTTGTGTGACATCACCGGACCCCTTGCCATCACCTCAGCCAATCCTAGCGGAGAGGCAGACAGCACCCACCACTCCATGGTCATTGA TCGACTCGGCCACAAGATCCAGGGAGTTCTCTGCGATGGGAACTCCAAAGAAGTAGTGGCCTCCACTGTGGTCAACTGCCTAAGAATCAACGAAG GCACCATAACTATTGTGAGAGAAGGATGCGTTCCTGCCATCAAAGTCAACCAGATCTTTGAAAGAGTAAAAAGCTCCATGGCGTGA
- the rlim gene encoding E3 ubiquitin-protein ligase RLIM, translating to MEGSDGVEQGGSDQPESQRRRQLDRLDREEAFYQFVNNLSEEDYRLMRDNNLLGNPGEVTEDELISRLQQIKGGPEQQSNNPATESTEEPVEQPESSEDPPGGDSLLDWLNTVRRTGNTTRTGHRGNQSWRAVSQTNPNSGDFRFSLEISVNRNLAEQQAAAEAEQEPPEQPAEGQDVSVEPEAQVPMEAEVVEEPVVEELAVLVEPEPEVDEVVSHQVVEEPSSPPTPPPPPPPPVQPPPCSSPRRGQRRARSRSPEPRRTRARLARSRSPLSLDQLDGIPIPRHDYSSQSSSSSSNTPTVPPVEGSSRTRQHILSRQNFAEGDVWPPRAPAEPVPESPNAGSQEGETAGGEGGEAGEGGAAGRRPPTIMLDLQVRRVRPGEYRQRDSIASRTRSRSQNSNNTFLYESERGGFRRTFSRSERAGVRTYVSTIRIPIRRISDAGLGEATSMALQSMIRQIMTGFGELGYLMDSDSDSSDSNRAAGTPADSETLNNPDVNNTDSADVDEQPVAAGVRGRTVEADADEGLAAGQPASGGRPRPRPPISLEEPSSLPFLRLAHFFLLNDDDEDQPQGLTKEQIDNLSMRNFGESDALKTCSVCITEYAEGNKLRKLPCSHEYHVHCIDRWLSENSTCPICRRAVLVSANRESVV from the exons ATGGAAGGGTCTGACGGTGTCGAACAGGGTGGCAGTGACCAGCCTGAGTCACAGCGCAGGAGGCAGCTGGATCGCCTGGACAGAGAGGAGGCCTTCTACCAGTTTGTCAACAACCTCAGTGAGGAAGACTATCGGCTAATGAGAGACAACAATCTTTTAGGCAATCCAG GAGAGGTCACAGAGGATGAGCTGATTAGTCGTCTTCAGCAGATCAAAGGTGGTCCGGAACAGCAGAGTAACAACCCTGCTACTGAGAGTACTGAAGAACCAGTTG AACAACCAGAGAGCTCTGAGGATCCTCCAGGTGGGGATAGCCTTCTTGATTGGCTGAACACAGTGCGACGCACAGGCAACACAACCAGAACCGGTCATCGCGGGAACCAGTCATGGAGGGCTGTGAGCCAGACCAATCCAAACAGTGGCGATTTTCGCTTCAGCCTGGAAATTAGTGTGAACCGCAATCTGGCTGAGCAGCAGGCGGCTGCTGAAGCGGAGCAAGAGCCTCCAGAACAGCCTGCTGAAGGTCAAGATGTGTCTGTCGAACCTGAAGCACAGGTTCCCATGGAAGCAGAAGTGGTGGAAGAACCAGTTGTTGAGGAATTGGCCGTCCTTGTGGAGCCAGAGCCTGAAGTAGATGAAGTAGTTTCACATCAGGTTGTAGAGGAGCCTTCCAGTCCACCAACGCCGCCGCCTCCACCGCCTCCTCCTGTTCAACCCCCTCCTTGTTCTTCTCCACGTAGAGGACAGAGAAGAGCTCGCAGCCGCAGCCCAGAACCACGCAGAACTCGTGCCCGCCTTGCTAGGAGCCGGTCCCCTCTCAGCTTGGATCAGCTTGATGGCATTCCAATTCCGAGACATGATTACAGTTCTCAAAGCTCGAGTTCTTCCTCAAATACTCCCACTGTGCCTCCAGTGGAGGGCAGCTCTCGGACTCGACAGCATATTCTTTCACGTCAGAACTTTGCTGAAGGGGACGTTTGGCCACCCAGAGCTCCTGCTGAACCCGTCCCAGAGTCCCCAAATGCTGGGTCTCAGGAAGGAGAAACTGCTGGGGGTGAAGGTGGGGAAGCTGGTGAAGGCGGTGCAGCGGGGCGCCGCCCTCCCACCATAATGCTTGATCTACAGGTGCGGCGCGTGCGCCCCGGTGAATATCGTCAGAGGGACAGCATCGCCAGCCGCACTCGCTCACGCTCACAGAACTCGAACAACACGTTTCTTTACGAGAGCGAGCGCGGTGGATTTCGCAGGACTTTCTCGCGCTCCGAGCGCGCTGGCGTGAGGACCTACGTTAGCACCATTCGAATCCCCATCCGAAGAATCTCTGACGCAGGTTTAGGAGAGGCAACATCAATGGCTCTTCAGTCTATGATTCGGCAGATCATGACGGGCTTTGGCGAGCTTGGCTACCTCATGGATTCAGACTCTGACTCCTCGGATTCAAACCGTGCTGCTGGCACGCCTGCAGACTCTGAAACCCTTAATAATCCAGATGTGAATAACACTGACTCTGCTGACGTGGACGAACAGCCGGTTGCTGCTGGAGTTAGGGGAAGGACAGTGGAGGCTGATGCGGATGAGGGCCTCGCTGCTGGTCAACCGGCGTCTGGCGGCCGGCCTCGCCCCCGGCCGCCCATTAGCTTAGAGGAGCCCAGCTCCCTGCCCTTCCTACGGCTTGCTCACTTCTTTCTATTGAATGATGACGATGAGGACCAGCCTCAGGGGCTGACCAAAGAACAGATCGACAACCTTTCTATGCGCAACTTCGGGGAGAGCGATGCTTTGAAGACCTGTAGTGTCTGCATCACGGAATACGCAGAGGGCAACAAGCTTCGCAAGCTCCCATGCTCTCATGAATATCACGTGCACTGCATAGATCGCTGGCTCTCTGAAAACTCCACCTGCCCCATCTGCCGCCGGGCCGTCCTGGTGTCAGCCAACCGAGAAAGTGTGGTCTAA